A single genomic interval of Zingiber officinale cultivar Zhangliang chromosome 4A, Zo_v1.1, whole genome shotgun sequence harbors:
- the LOC121972409 gene encoding probable serine/threonine-protein kinase At1g01540, protein MLKVYAENKLLKIFRRLKEMGYVGRMKQYEALLQAYVTTKTPVYGFRDRMKADNITDPTAKCSYQTASPLISLEYSNRWDPMTDERSSIESSQEAPQIYRFNLEEIECATQYFSEVNLLSKKSSFAATYKGILRDGTEVAVKRINKTSCKSEEAEFLMGLKALTLLRHENLVGLRGFCYSRARGECFLIYDFVANGSLSEYLDVKCDEIHKVLDWSVRVCIIKGIAKGMEYLHSDKPSKPSLLHQNMSSTKVLIDRHFNPLLSSSALHKLLADDAIFSSLKTSAAMGYLAPEYSTN, encoded by the exons ATGTTAAAGGTTTATGCAGAAAATAAGCTGTTAAAGATTTTTCGAAGGCTGAAGGAGATGGGCTATGTCGGTAGAATGAAGCAATACGAAGCTTTGCTCCAGGCCTATGTGACTACCAAGACTCCAGTTTATGGCTTCAGGGATAGGATGAAAGCTGACAACAT CACTGATCCAACTGCTAAGtgctcatatcaaactgcttCTCCACTCATTAGCCTTGAGTACTCCAACCGCTGGGATCCAATGACCGATGAGAGGAGCAGTATCGAGTCATCTCAAGAGGCTCCTCAGATCTATAGGTTTAACTTGGAGGAGATAGAATGTGCTACTCAGTACTTTTCGGAGGTGAATTTACTTAGCAAGAAAAGCAGCTTTGCGGCAACATACAAGGGGATACTACGCGATGGAACGGAGGTTGCAGTGAAGAGGATCAACAAGACTAGTTGCAAGTCAGAGGAAGCTGAGTTTCTCATGGGTTTGAAGGCATTGACATTGCTAAGGCATGAGAACCTAGTTGGATTAAGGGGCTTCTGTTATTCAAGAGCAAGAGGAGAGTGTTTCCTCATTTATGATTTTGTTGCAAATGGGAGTTTGTCGGAATATCTAGATGTCAAATGCGATGAGATTCACAAGGTCCTTGATTGGTCTGTAAGAGTTTGTATCATCAAAGGCATTGCTAAAG GTATGGAATATCTCCACAGCGACAAACCTAGCAAGCCCTCCTTGCTCCATCAAAACATGTCATCGACAAAAGTCCTCATTGACCGCCATTTCAACCCCCTACTCTCCAGTTCTGCCCTGCACAAACTATTAGCAGACGATGCCATTTTCTCCTCTCTCAAAACAAGTGCTGCCATGGGCTACTTAGCCCCCGAGTACTCtaccaattaa